In Niallia sp. FSL W8-0635, one genomic interval encodes:
- a CDS encoding copper resistance CopC family protein — translation MKKSILILVFSFFIFANNGFAHTGLESASPADGEVVIEELNQVSLTFETKIEQGSTVALLDSEGKEVALESVEVVDNQLIGHLSSPLKDSEYDVKWEIIGADGHVIDGEYSFTVNTPTIEENVEEREMTTQNTEKEITNEGANDNEEVVDHSQHSAEEHAAYLAANNNPSTVLVPALIILGLIIVGIIVVGVIVIRKQKK, via the coding sequence ATGAAAAAGAGTATATTGATATTAGTGTTTAGTTTCTTTATATTTGCAAATAATGGTTTTGCGCATACGGGATTAGAAAGCGCTTCTCCAGCTGATGGAGAAGTAGTAATTGAAGAATTGAATCAAGTGAGCCTTACTTTCGAGACAAAAATAGAGCAAGGTAGTACAGTTGCTTTATTAGATTCAGAAGGTAAAGAAGTAGCATTAGAAAGTGTCGAAGTAGTAGATAATCAACTAATAGGTCATTTGTCATCACCTCTTAAAGATAGTGAATATGATGTAAAGTGGGAGATTATTGGCGCAGATGGACATGTTATCGATGGAGAGTATTCTTTCACAGTTAATACTCCTACAATAGAAGAGAATGTCGAAGAACGAGAAATGACAACACAGAACACAGAAAAAGAAATAACAAATGAAGGCGCAAACGATAATGAAGAAGTGGTAGACCATTCTCAACATTCTGCTGAAGAACATGCTGCATATTTAGCAGCTAATAATAATCCTTCAACTGTTCTAGTACCTGCCTTAATTATTTTAGGCTTAATAATAGTGGGTATTATAGTAGTAGGCGTAATCGTTATAAGAAAGCAGAAGAAATAA
- a CDS encoding copper resistance D family protein — protein MFLTTISQTILYVFYGLLLGSYIMFLVPVKYKPTIYVPRKILLFSLLGLVIFSFIPIVPLIFHLSLIRGKLEAISLILFTFEIGKSWTLTFIVSLFFAFFILYFEQSKKRYNIIGLIFTMILIGVIGWSSHASSLDPMLGFISHTGHFTAVSIWTGILLIVSWFSLNQNNWLFFLKWFTPVAITCLVITALSGIVLMNYVIDFQNYYNSWMLPYGQALLVKHLLIIPLLIYAFINGFFIKGKIKKETDFNPRPWAKIESVIIILIFSATASLSQQSPPRETVITNESLAKIFTFFYPAQVNADTAIHFSISFISSVFILLALGSLFSVLFFFHKKYHVVVSFVMSILIVVFLYFSIMLAIY, from the coding sequence ATGTTTTTAACTACTATTTCTCAAACCATTTTATATGTCTTTTATGGTTTGCTATTAGGTTCATACATTATGTTCCTAGTTCCAGTTAAGTATAAACCAACTATATATGTACCAAGAAAAATATTACTATTCTCTCTTTTGGGCTTAGTAATATTTTCTTTTATTCCCATCGTACCACTTATCTTCCACCTTAGTTTGATTCGTGGAAAGTTAGAGGCAATATCATTAATTTTATTTACTTTTGAGATTGGAAAATCATGGACTCTCACTTTCATTGTCTCTTTATTTTTTGCTTTTTTCATTCTTTATTTTGAACAAAGCAAAAAGAGATACAATATCATAGGATTAATTTTTACCATGATTTTAATTGGTGTAATAGGATGGTCCAGTCATGCAAGTTCATTAGATCCCATGCTAGGATTTATTAGCCATACGGGACATTTTACAGCTGTTAGTATTTGGACAGGAATTCTACTAATAGTTAGCTGGTTCTCATTAAATCAGAACAATTGGTTATTCTTTCTTAAATGGTTCACACCAGTTGCAATTACATGTTTGGTTATTACCGCATTAAGTGGAATAGTTCTAATGAATTATGTTATAGATTTTCAAAACTATTATAATTCATGGATGCTTCCATATGGCCAAGCCCTTCTAGTAAAACATCTTTTAATAATACCGTTACTTATTTATGCATTTATTAATGGATTCTTTATCAAAGGAAAAATAAAGAAAGAGACTGATTTTAATCCTAGACCATGGGCTAAAATAGAAAGTGTCATTATTATTTTGATATTTTCGGCCACTGCTTCACTAAGTCAACAATCTCCTCCAAGGGAGACAGTTATAACTAATGAATCATTAGCTAAAATCTTCACTTTTTTTTATCCTGCTCAAGTGAATGCTGATACTGCCATTCATTTTAGTATTAGTTTTATTAGTAGTGTTTTTATTCTTTTAGCTTTAGGTTCATTATTTTCAGTCTTATTTTTTTTTCATAAGAAATACCATGTAGTGGTATCATTTGTTATGAGCATTCTCATAGTAGTATTCCTTTATTTTTCGATTATGCTTGCCATTTATTAA
- a CDS encoding metal-sensing transcriptional repressor, translating into MNNSHEHNHNHNHTHKERKNVINRLSRIEGHVRGVKQMTIDGRDCPDILLQIAAIRKALDNTAKVIFMDHMENCLVDAVHQGNESEVIEDMKKALDNFIR; encoded by the coding sequence ATGAATAATAGTCATGAACATAATCACAATCATAATCACACACACAAAGAGAGAAAAAATGTTATTAATCGATTATCCCGAATAGAAGGTCATGTTAGAGGAGTAAAACAAATGACGATAGACGGAAGAGATTGTCCTGATATCTTACTTCAAATCGCTGCTATTAGAAAAGCATTGGATAATACAGCTAAAGTAATCTTTATGGACCATATGGAAAATTGCCTAGTAGATGCTGTTCATCAAGGGAATGAAAGTGAAGTAATAGAAGATATGAAGAAGGCGCTTGATAATTTTATCCGGTAG
- a CDS encoding MATE family efflux transporter has protein sequence MDKEITLQDKTMKQKVLTVLALGLPAMVENILQTVVGFIDTLFVSKLGLNEVTAVGLANGLLAVYIAIFIALGVGTSSLIARSLGAGDIEKAKVIARQSTIISSIIGLAFGLITLLFSKKLLSIMGAEEKVLDHAVTYFQIVGVSSIFISLMFIFGSILRASGDTKTPMKVGWWINIIHIGLDYVLIFGIFGMEGLGVAGAAWATVVVRIIGTVALYRYIKKSKISFPLFSIKSKTEYSSILKISTPAAIERLVMRLGQVLYFGLIVKIGAETYAAHSIAGNIETFAYMPGYGLAIAAATLVGQSIGASRKKDAYQYGMISTGIAVAFMSFVGIIMYILAPWFASWFTTDENAIGMVVTALRIDAFAQPALAVGLVLAGALQGAGDTKSPMYSTAIGMWIIRVIGIYILGINMEMGIAGVWISIAIDLYVRAIFLLYRFKYKTN, from the coding sequence ATGGACAAAGAAATTACACTTCAAGACAAAACAATGAAACAAAAAGTCCTAACTGTTCTCGCACTAGGATTACCAGCAATGGTAGAAAATATTCTGCAAACTGTAGTTGGATTTATTGACACTCTATTTGTATCAAAATTAGGATTAAATGAAGTTACAGCGGTAGGTTTAGCAAACGGTCTTTTAGCAGTTTATATTGCAATCTTTATAGCATTAGGCGTTGGAACATCATCTTTGATTGCAAGAAGTTTGGGTGCTGGGGATATAGAAAAGGCGAAAGTCATTGCCAGACAATCAACCATTATATCTTCCATAATTGGTCTTGCCTTTGGATTAATTACGCTACTCTTTAGTAAGAAATTACTTAGCATAATGGGTGCCGAGGAAAAAGTTTTAGATCACGCAGTGACATACTTTCAAATTGTAGGCGTCTCATCCATTTTTATATCTTTAATGTTTATTTTTGGTAGTATTCTCAGAGCATCTGGAGATACCAAAACACCAATGAAAGTCGGTTGGTGGATTAACATCATTCATATCGGATTAGATTATGTACTGATATTCGGTATATTTGGTATGGAAGGATTAGGGGTAGCTGGAGCCGCATGGGCAACAGTAGTTGTACGAATAATTGGAACTGTAGCATTATATAGGTATATTAAAAAATCGAAAATATCATTTCCTCTTTTTTCAATTAAGTCAAAAACAGAGTATTCTTCCATCTTGAAAATATCAACACCAGCGGCTATTGAGCGTTTAGTCATGAGATTAGGCCAGGTTTTATATTTTGGTTTAATAGTAAAAATAGGTGCTGAAACTTATGCTGCACATTCTATAGCAGGCAATATTGAGACATTTGCATATATGCCAGGGTATGGGTTAGCAATAGCGGCTGCTACACTAGTAGGACAAAGTATAGGAGCATCACGAAAGAAAGATGCTTATCAGTATGGGATGATTTCCACAGGAATTGCTGTCGCATTTATGTCTTTCGTAGGAATCATTATGTACATCTTAGCCCCTTGGTTTGCGTCATGGTTTACAACAGATGAAAATGCAATTGGGATGGTTGTTACAGCTCTAAGAATTGACGCTTTTGCACAACCAGCATTAGCAGTTGGGCTAGTATTGGCTGGAGCATTACAGGGGGCCGGTGACACAAAAAGTCCAATGTATAGTACTGCAATTGGAATGTGGATAATAAGAGTAATCGGAATATATATACTAGGTATAAATATGGAAATGGGAATTGCGGGTGTATGGATATCCATTGCCATTGATCTATATGTGCGAGCTATTTTCTTATTGTATAGATTTAAATACAAAACAAATTAG